Genomic DNA from Candidatus Koribacter versatilis Ellin345:
CTTTCTTTTCGATGGTGCGGTCGTCGGCGATCACGTTCATCGTGAACTTGCTCTTCTTCTTGTCCGACTTCTTCAACTCGAGACTTACCGTCCCCACCGGCTGCCGCTTGTTCTTCGCCAGCGTGAACTCGTAAATGTTCCGGTCGCCTTTGTGCTTCAGGTACTCAAGATCGTCACTGTTGTGCGCGATCAACCCGCTCTGCACGTTCAAATCGCCAATCGTCGTTTCCAGCTTCTTCTTGGTCGCTTCGAGATCGGTCTTGGTGCTCGCCAAGTCGGTCTTGGTGCCGCCGAGGTCGGTTTTCACATTGCTGACCTCACCTGTCACCTGCGAAAGCTGCGCGCCCTGCTCCTGCTGCGCCTTGTTCAGCTTCTCCGCCGACCGCTCCTGTTCGCGGCTCAATTGCTGGGTCTTGCGGGCCAGCTCGTCCGCCGTCATGCCCACCTTCTGCCCCAGCGCCTGCACCGAGTCCTTCAGGTTTGCCCGCGTGCTCCTCAGCGCATCCGACGTCTCCTTCAGCGATACCTCTTGCGACGCCAGCTTCCCTTCGGCCTTTTCCAGCCGCGTATGCATGTCGAACATCAGGTAGAGCGAAACCGCCACGTACAACCCAGCTACCGCCAGCAGGATATTGCGAATAATCGGGTTCATCCCCTCCGCAGCTTCGTGCGGCACGGACGTAGGTTGTGCGCCTGGATCTTCCAGCAACATTGAAAGCACCTCGAGCTATTGGGTTAGTGCCCTTCATTGTTCCTGTATGTGAAAGCAGTGTCAATGCTCGTCTGCGACACGAAAGGTAAAGCTTCGTCCCAGAACCTTAGTTCCCCGTTCTGTCATCCTGAGCGGAGCACGCGAAGCGGGCGGAGTCGAAGGACCCCTATCGCCTACCATCACCCTTTCTCGCTGATCGTCCCGCGGCCAGCCCGCCCAATCGCTCGCACCTCCACTGCCCTCTCCTGTCATCCTTGAAGAGCGTAGCGACGAAGGATCTGCTGTTCTGCCTCGCTGCTGTTCTCCCCGCAAAAGAAAACGGCGCGACCGAAGCCGCGCCACTCTTCCGTTCTGTATCTCGGCGCGACTGAAGCCGCGCCACTCTTTCCGTTTTGTATCAGGGCGCGGCTTTAGCCGCGCCGAACCGCTCGAGGGACAACCGGGGCTTCAGCCCTGCTATCAGTCGTAATACTCCAGCCCCAAATGCGTGATCAAATCCTCGCCCTTCAGGTGCCGCAGCGTGTTCTTCAACTTCATCGACTGAATAAACAGATCATGCTCCGGATACAGCCCGTCCGGCGTCATCGGCGACTTCAAATAGAAACTCAGCCACTCCTGAATTCCAAGTGCGCGCAACGCTGACGAGCGCTTCGCCAGATCGAGGAACAGCACCAGATCAAGCACGATCGGGGCTGCCAGAATCGAGTCGCGGCACAGGAAATCGACTTTGATCTGCATCGGATACCCAAGCCATCCGAAGATATCGATGTTGTCCCAACCCTCTTTATTATCACCACGCGGCGGATAATAGTTAATCCGAACCTTGTGGAAAATATTGCCGTACAGGTCAGGATACTTCTCCGGCTGAAGAATGTGCTCCAGCACCGACAGCTTCGACTCTTCCTTCGTCTTGAACGATCCCGGATCATCCAGCACTTCGCCGTCGCGATTGCCCAGGATGTTCGTCGAATACCAGCCGCTCAGTCCCAGCATTCTCGCTTTGAAGCCCGGTGCCAGGATCGTCTTCATCAGCGTCTGCCCGGTCTTAAAGTCCTTGCCCGCGATCGGAGCATTGTTCTTCTTCGAGAGCTCCCACATCGCCGGAATATCCACCGTCAGGTTCGGCGCGCCATTCGCAAACGGCACTCCCTCCTGCAGCGCTGCGTAGGCATAGCACATCGAGGGCGCAATACTCTCATCGTTCTCGTGCATCGCCTTCTCGAGTTTCGCCACCGACTCATGTGTCGGCCCGCGCTCGATGTAAGTCTCCGTCGAACCGCACCACATCATTACCAGCCGCTCGACGCCGCTCTCTTTCTTAAAGTCGCGGATGTCCTGCCGAAGCTGCTCGGCAAGCTCCATCTTGTTCTTGCCCTTCTTCACGTTCGGGCCGTCAAGACGCTTCACATAGTTCCTATCGAAGACAGCCTTGCGCGGCTTGATCTCCGACAGCAGCGGCCTCACCTGCTCAAGCAGGCTCTTTTCCAACACGCCGGCTTTGTTCGCGGCTTCGTACATGTTGTCTTCGAAAATGTCCCAACCCGTGAAAACCAGGTCGTCGAGCTTCGCCAATGGAACGAACTCGTTAATCTTCGGCGAGCGGCCATCAGTACGCTTGCCCAGCCGCACCGTGCCCATCTGCGTCAGTGAGCCGATCGGTTTTGCCAGTCCCTTGCGGACCGCTTCCACGCCGGCCACGAAGGTCGTTGCCACGGCGCCCATGCCCGGCATCATGATGCCGAGCTTTCCAGTCGCCGGCTGAAGTTCTCCGGCGGCCTGCTTCTCTTTATCGCTCATCTATCTAGTCCGTCCCTGATATGAGTTCCAAAACTGTTAGTTTCTCACACGCGATAGGGGTTTGCGAACCCACCACCGCTGGGAAGCGCATATCCAGTGTCGAAACGCGACTTCGTACCCTTAAGCCGCACCATCGAACATTGTTTTGTGATAAGGAATCCCGCTTCCCTGCAGCTCTTTGGCGTGCTTTCATCTTCACCATGGAACAGAAAGTCGCTCTCATCACCGGCGCCTCCAGCGGTTTCGGCCTGCTCACCGCCGTTGAAATGTCTGCTGCCGGTTATCGCGTCGTCGCCACAATGCGTAATCCGGATCGCCGCTCCAAGCTCGACGAAGCATTGGCCGCCCGCAACCCATCGACACCCATCGATGTCCGCCAACTCGACATCACCGACTCCGCCGCGATCCCCCGAGTCATTGACGAAGTTGTCGCTACGCACGGCCGCATCGATGTCCTCGTCAATAACGCCGGTTTCGCCCTTGCCGGGTTCCTCGAAGACATCTCCCTCGACGAACTCCGCCGTCAATTCGATACCAATTTCTTCGGCCACGTCGCCGTTACCAAGGCCGTTCTGCCCGTCATGCGCCGCCAGCGCAGCGGCCACATCATCATGATCGGCTCCATCTCCGGACGCTGCGCCCCGCCCGTCATCGGCTCCTATGCCTCATCTAAATGGGCACTCGAAGGTTGGAGCGAAGCTCTCCGCATCGAGACCCAAGCCCTCGGCATTCAGGTCGTCATGATCGAACCCGGCTCCTACGACACCGATATCTGGACCCGCAATGCGCAGCTCGGCAGCTTCGCTCTCCATCCCG
This window encodes:
- a CDS encoding inositol-3-phosphate synthase encodes the protein MSDKEKQAAGELQPATGKLGIMMPGMGAVATTFVAGVEAVRKGLAKPIGSLTQMGTVRLGKRTDGRSPKINEFVPLAKLDDLVFTGWDIFEDNMYEAANKAGVLEKSLLEQVRPLLSEIKPRKAVFDRNYVKRLDGPNVKKGKNKMELAEQLRQDIRDFKKESGVERLVMMWCGSTETYIERGPTHESVAKLEKAMHENDESIAPSMCYAYAALQEGVPFANGAPNLTVDIPAMWELSKKNNAPIAGKDFKTGQTLMKTILAPGFKARMLGLSGWYSTNILGNRDGEVLDDPGSFKTKEESKLSVLEHILQPEKYPDLYGNIFHKVRINYYPPRGDNKEGWDNIDIFGWLGYPMQIKVDFLCRDSILAAPIVLDLVLFLDLAKRSSALRALGIQEWLSFYLKSPMTPDGLYPEHDLFIQSMKLKNTLRHLKGEDLITHLGLEYYD
- a CDS encoding oxidoreductase, which produces MEQKVALITGASSGFGLLTAVEMSAAGYRVVATMRNPDRRSKLDEALAARNPSTPIDVRQLDITDSAAIPRVIDEVVATHGRIDVLVNNAGFALAGFLEDISLDELRRQFDTNFFGHVAVTKAVLPVMRRQRSGHIIMIGSISGRCAPPVIGSYASSKWALEGWSEALRIETQALGIQVVMIEPGSYDTDIWTRNAQLGSFALHPDSPNHARGARFSEHVQKGIHRADPRQVAQLILRIAQTPHPKLRYVTGKDAKMQLILKNVLPWRRYEKLAAKFMKIDQAD